Genomic segment of Rhodococcus sp. W8901:
GGCACCACCCACGAAGTCGACCCAACTCTGCTCCACGGCAGCACCGTCGAAGAGTTGGAGGCACACGCTATCCAGCTCACAGCATGGCGCAAGACCGTCGAGGCGAAGGTCGTACCCCAACGGCGCGTCCCACTTCGATCCGGCTACGTCCGGGAGTCGAACTACATGAACGCCCGACAACGCGCCGTGCACGGCGCCCGCAACTCCTTCTAACTAGCAAAGGACCACCAATGACCTCAAACATCAACTTCCATCCCATCCCGCAGAGCCAGCAGGCGACAGTGGAAAACTTCAAAGCCAGCATCGGACGCTACGTGGACACCAACCGCGTGGACAGCATCAAGGCCTCGCACAAGGCCCAACTCGAAGCCATCCGGAAGGACCCTCGCCTCACCGCAGAAGGCAAGCGGAGCGAGCTAGCCAAGGCGCACGTCGCGTCCAGAGATCAGATGAACGAACTGCGAACCCAGTTCAAGACTGGACTCGCCGCCGACAAGCTTCGAATCCAACGGCGACTGTTCGGATCCGTCACCGCAGACCCGACCGACATCGTGTCAGCCCGAGACGCACACGAACGGGCAAGCCGAATCAGCAGCCAGCAGGACGCCATCACGCTCCTCGAGCGGGCACAAATCACAGGCGACACTGCACTGAGCCGGGCCATCTTCCACCAGGCGGCCCGACACAACTGGAACGAGGCCATCACCACCCACGCAGAGACCAGCCCCGGCGCGGCAGACGGGCTCAAGGAGCTACGAGACCTTCCCGAGGGCGACATGACCGAGAACCTCGCCTTCGCACTCCCACTGCCCAACGAGTTCGTCGGCATGACCGCTAAGGGCGTGGACGCCGAGCTGCGGAAGTACGCGGACGAATGATCAGGCCGGCACAAGGCAAGCCAGGCACCAGCACGACGCCGTCCAGCCCTCAGGGGTGGGGGAGGGGTCTCGACAAGACCGATGGCGGCCCCTCAGGCATTGCTGCCAAAACCTACTTAACCCGAATTTTCCACACCTGGAATCTTGATGGCTGACGGTGGATTGGTGGCTGCATCGCTGACGGGAGACCACATGACGGCGCTCAGGGCATTGCGGCGTCGGTTGGCTACGGCGATTGATGAGTGTGGGTCGAAGCGGGATCTGGCGGCTTTGTCTCGGCAGTACATGCTCGTGATGAAGGCAGTGGATCGACGCTGCGCACCCATACGGATCAATCTGTCGCCTGCCGAGGTGATCGCTGCACGGAGGGCTGCACGGTCGGGTGTGAAGGCCGTGAGTCGGGGTGTGAAGCGCTAGGGGCGTTTCGGTGGTGTTGGGGCTGTGCCGGCTTGGTGCGGCCCCTTTTTCATGCCCGGATTACGGGCGGAAGTGGAGATAGACGATGGGGAACAACGATCCGTTCAACGCGGAGATTCAGGCGGCGGCTGGCGAACTGTGGGGATCGCTGATCGCGACAGACGGCGACCGGGATTGGGCGCTGATGCTGATCGCTGCTTCGGCAATGAAGTATCAGGAGCGGTTCAACGAGGTGGCGTCGCTGGCGCTGGTTCTGATGGCGTCTCAGGGTTGGCGCACTGCGCTGAAGATGCTCGCCGAGAAGGGGGTTGATGCGGAAGCGGTGCGGCAGCGGGTTGTGGGTGATGTGTTCACGGATCTTCTCGCGGAGGTTGTTGCGGCGCAGCAGCAGTCGGTGTAGCAGCAACTCGGTCTACCGGCGGTTCCCCATCTCGGGGGGCCGCCTTCTTTGTTTGTTTACAGGGGAATTGGGGGTGCGGAATGGCCGGTGTTGAGTTGGCTACCGCATATGTCAGCCTAGTTGCTGACACTAGTAAGTTGCCGAAGCAGGTTGGTTCGGCGTTCAAAGATATTCAGACCCAAGCTGGTGTTGCCGGTCAGGGCATGGGGTCGAAGATGGCCGCCGGGCTTGGTAACACGCTGAAGGCCGGCGCGCTTGGTGTGGCTGCTGCTGCGGGCGCGACCGCCGGCGTGGCATTCGCGAAGGGCTTTCAGCGTCTATCGGCGATCGATGGTGCTCAGGGCAAGCTCCGTGGTCTGGGGCATGACGCGGGCACCGTGCAGACGATCATGGACAACGCCCTGGCGTCGGTGAAGGGCACGGCGTTCGGGCTCGGCGACGCGGCCGGTATCGCAGCGGGTTCTGTGGCTGCAGGGATCAAGCCGGGTCAGGATCTTGAGCGGACGCTGAAGCTTGTCGGTGATGCTGCGGCGATCGCAGGCACCGATCTCGGGTCGATGGGCGCGATTTTCAACAAGGTTGCAGCGTCGAACAAGATTCAGGGCGATGTGATCGCCCAGTTGTCTGATGCCGGTATCCCAGTGATTCAGATGCTGGGCAAGGAACTTGGCAAGTCCTCAGAGGAAGTCGTCAAGCTGGCCTCTGACGGCAAGATCAACTTCGAGACGTTCCAGAAGGCGATGGAGAAGGGGCTCGGCGGCGCTGCCCTGGAGTCCGGCAACACCGTCTCTGGTGCCTTTAAGAACATGAATGCGGCGCTTGGGCGGCTGGGTGCTGAGGCTCTGAAGCCGACGTTCGCTCGTCTCGGTGGCGGGATCGGTGGGGTCACAAGCGCGATTGACCTTGCAGCGCCGAAGGTATCCGAGTTGGCGAAGGCGCTGGATGACAAGGTCTTTGCACAGGGTGTTCCAAAGCTGACCGACGCTTGGAAGGAACTATCAAAGTCCGACCTTGCGCAGGGCTCGCTGCACTCGCTCGTGACTATCGGCGGGAACCTCAAAGACACGTTCGAGGGTGTCGTGCCACCCGCGAAGCGGATAGCCGAAGAGCTGGGACGGGCATCGGCTGCTATCGGTGTGAGCGGTTGGCAGACTCTGCTTGCAACTGCCGAGGCGCTGTCGTCGGTTGCGGCATCGGTCCTCGTGCCGGCGCTTGAGACTGTCGCCGGTTTGATGGAGAGCAACACAGGCATCGTGACAGGTCTGGTCGCAGCCTGGCTGGCGTTCAAGACGATTCCTGGCCTGATCAGCCGCACTGGTGCGCCATTGTCGACGTTGAACGGACAGGCCGTGTCTGTGTCGGGGGCATTGCGGGGAATCGCCACGGCAACAGGTGGTATCACCCAGGTCGCCGGCTATGGAGCGGTTCAGATGGGCCGGTTCGGTTCGGCGGTGCAGCAGCTCGGCACCCACTCGCCTCTGATCGGCCGGTTGCAGCGAACGTTCATGGATGCTGCTGCGGGCGCGGACAGGTTCGGTCGCATGGCTGGTACGGCGGCGGTCGCGGGGCAGGGTTTGGCTACTGCCGGCGGTGGTCTGATGTCTGCGCTGGGCGGCCCTTGGGGTGTTGCGATAACGGGTGCGACTGTGCTGGTCGGTGGTCTCGCGAGGAAGCACGCGGAAGCGGCTGCAGAGGCACGCGCACAGGAGCAGGCGACCAAGGATCTTGCTACGGCACTGGATCAGGGTTCTGGTGCGATCACTGCGGCGGTATACGGAGACAAGGCCCGTGAACTCGCCAACAACGGATCCGTCGATCAGGCGGAAAAGCTGGGTATCACCGGTAAGGAACTCACTGCGGCCAGCCTTAACATGGGCGACTACCTTCCCGCGTTCACAGAGAAGGTCAAGACCGCTGGTGTCGCTGCTGTGGAGGCGTCTCAGTTTTTCAAGACGAACTCCGACAAGATGTCTGAGCTTGGTCTGACGGCTCAGGTGGTGTCGGGTGCGTTGGCGGGCAATGCCGATGACATCGCACTGGTGAATGCGCAGTTGCCGACACTTGGTGCGATGACTGCCGGCGGCGCGGCCACTATGGACGGTCTAGCGCATTCGCTGAAGGGCGGCGCGGAGGAGAACTACAACCTGGTTCAGTCGGTCGCCAAGTCCAATCAGGCGCTCACCGATGCACAGAAGATCCAGGCTGATTTTCAGTCGGCGGTGCGTGGAACGGCTGCCGAGACGCGCACCATGTCGGGTGATGTGGCCGAGCTTGGATTGCAGGTCCGCGAGGTACCCGATGCGAAGTCGGTCGTTGTCGACATTCCGACCGAGGATCAGAGGAATCGGCTGCTCGGGCTCGGGATGACTATCACGGACATTCCTGGCACGAAGACGGTCACAGTGACGGCTCCGACTGAGGAAGCGGCAGCCGGGTTGACGAACTTCGTCAATCAGCAGCGGACGATCACGGTCAAGGTTCGTGCGGAGGCTGCAGCGGATGCGTACGCGGCGAATCTTGCGGCTGACATCGCGAATGGTGGCTATGTCCACTATGCGGATGGCGGTATCCAGAACCTGCCTGGGCAGGCGAAGATCCAGCCCGGTAGCGGTGCAGGGCTGGTGCAGTGGGCTGAGGGTGAAACCGGTGGCGAGGCGTTCATTCCGCTAGCACAGTCGAAGCGGGGACGCTCCACGTCGATCCTCGCGGACGTTGCGGCACGGTTCGGGTATGGGCTGACTGCGTTCGCTGAGGGTGGAATCAACGGCATCCAAGCAGCACTCAATGCTGGGCGCTCGAACAATGGTGTGAAGTACCTGTGGGGTGGAACCGGTCCGAACGGTTGGGACTGCTCAGGTTGGGTTGGATGGCTACAGCAGATCGCTATGGGCATCGTCGGATCAACGAAACGCCTGTACACCACCTATTCGCTGCTTGATGGTTCGTTGGCTGGTTTGCAGCGCGGACTCGGTCCTGCTGGGACTCAGTTCCAGGTGGGCGTGTCGCAGGAGCACATGGCGGCAACCGTTGGTGGGCAGCCTGCCGAGTCTGGTGGCTCACACGGCGATTCCCGCATTGGGGCTCCGGCAGTTGGGGCGACAGATAGCCAGTTCACGAACTGGTTTCATCTGCCCAACAGCATGATTGCTGGTGGTGTCGCTAACTCGTTCACTCCAGGCGATCGGAGGGCCGTTGAGTGGACCGAGGACGATGACCTTTACCTCGAAGAGGCGGGCATCAATGTCCGGCAGGAGCAAGATCGCCGCAACGAAGTCCAGGAGAAGCTGAACAAGGGCGAAGCCACGCAGGCGGAACTCGACAAGGCCGATCTGGACGTGAAGAAGGCTCAGAAGAAGGTTCTGGATCTTCAGAAGCAGAAGGAAGCGGCAGGTGCTGGCAAGTATGTGGCTCCTGAGGCTCCGGGTATCGCGAAGGCATACACCGAACGGGAGATGGAACGTCTCGACGCCCAACTCTCGGTTGATGAGGCGAACGAGCGGCGTAACGAGGTGTACGACGACCCGGAGGCATCGGAGCGTGACCGTCTGCGGGCTGACATGGACCTGGTTCGCGCCCAGAACTCGCTTGCTGAGGCGATCAAGGGCACGAAGGACGGCAAGGATTATTCGGCGCGGGGGATCGCGAAGACGTTCCTTGATCGGGCGTCGGATGCTGCGCTGGATGGTGTGTTCGGGCAGATCCCGTTCGGTGTCGGTGACTCTCGTTGGGTGACCACGGACTGGAACTCGCTGATCCCTGAGGGCGATTGGACTCAGGAGCAGGTTGATTCGCAGCTTGGTGTGACGCCGGGTCAGGGTGACTGGATGTCGGCACTGTCCAAGAATCTGGAGGGTGCGCCGGCTGAGGTTGGGGACCTGTTGAAGCGGGTCAAGGTGTTTGACAATGGTGGCTGGTTGGAGCCTGGTGAGTTGGGTATCAATTTGTCGTCGCGTCCGGAGCCGATCTTCAATACCCGGGACTGCTGCAAGATCGGGTGACAGGTTCGGTCACGCAGCCTGAGTGGCTGGTGTGGTCATGATGGTCTCGTATTCGACGGGGGTCAATTTGCCGAGCCTGGCTTGGCGTCGGCGGCGGTGGTAGGTCCGTTCGATCCAGGTGACGATCGCGATCCGAAGGTCGTTACGGGTCGCCCATGGCTGGCGGTCGAGGACGTTCTTCTGCAGCAGGGCGAAGAACGATTCCATCGCGGCGTTGTCGCCGCAGGCGCCGACTCGGCCCATCGATCCGACCATCGCGTGCCGGCCGAGGGCGTGGACGAATTTCCGTGAACGGAACTGCGATCCGCGGTCGCTGTGAACCACGCAGCCGGCCACCGGATCACCGGCCGCGGCCCGGCGGGCGACGGCCGAGTCGAGGGCGTCGACCGCGAGTCGGGCCTTCATCTTCGAGTCGATGGAGTAGCCGACGATTCGGTTCGAGTGCACGTCCTTGATCGCGCACAGGTAGAGCTTGCCCTCGCCGGTGTGATGCTCGGTGATATCTGTGAGCCACAACCGATTCCGCTCATCGGCGGTGAAGTTCCGGGCGACGAGATCGGCGT
This window contains:
- a CDS encoding tape measure protein gives rise to the protein MPKQVGSAFKDIQTQAGVAGQGMGSKMAAGLGNTLKAGALGVAAAAGATAGVAFAKGFQRLSAIDGAQGKLRGLGHDAGTVQTIMDNALASVKGTAFGLGDAAGIAAGSVAAGIKPGQDLERTLKLVGDAAAIAGTDLGSMGAIFNKVAASNKIQGDVIAQLSDAGIPVIQMLGKELGKSSEEVVKLASDGKINFETFQKAMEKGLGGAALESGNTVSGAFKNMNAALGRLGAEALKPTFARLGGGIGGVTSAIDLAAPKVSELAKALDDKVFAQGVPKLTDAWKELSKSDLAQGSLHSLVTIGGNLKDTFEGVVPPAKRIAEELGRASAAIGVSGWQTLLATAEALSSVAASVLVPALETVAGLMESNTGIVTGLVAAWLAFKTIPGLISRTGAPLSTLNGQAVSVSGALRGIATATGGITQVAGYGAVQMGRFGSAVQQLGTHSPLIGRLQRTFMDAAAGADRFGRMAGTAAVAGQGLATAGGGLMSALGGPWGVAITGATVLVGGLARKHAEAAAEARAQEQATKDLATALDQGSGAITAAVYGDKARELANNGSVDQAEKLGITGKELTAASLNMGDYLPAFTEKVKTAGVAAVEASQFFKTNSDKMSELGLTAQVVSGALAGNADDIALVNAQLPTLGAMTAGGAATMDGLAHSLKGGAEENYNLVQSVAKSNQALTDAQKIQADFQSAVRGTAAETRTMSGDVAELGLQVREVPDAKSVVVDIPTEDQRNRLLGLGMTITDIPGTKTVTVTAPTEEAAAGLTNFVNQQRTITVKVRAEAAADAYAANLAADIANGGYVHYADGGIQNLPGQAKIQPGSGAGLVQWAEGETGGEAFIPLAQSKRGRSTSILADVAARFGYGLTAFAEGGINGIQAALNAGRSNNGVKYLWGGTGPNGWDCSGWVGWLQQIAMGIVGSTKRLYTTYSLLDGSLAGLQRGLGPAGTQFQVGVSQEHMAATVGGQPAESGGSHGDSRIGAPAVGATDSQFTNWFHLPNSMIAGGVANSFTPGDRRAVEWTEDDDLYLEEAGINVRQEQDRRNEVQEKLNKGEATQAELDKADLDVKKAQKKVLDLQKQKEAAGAGKYVAPEAPGIAKAYTEREMERLDAQLSVDEANERRNEVYDDPEASERDRLRADMDLVRAQNSLAEAIKGTKDGKDYSARGIAKTFLDRASDAALDGVFGQIPFGVGDSRWVTTDWNSLIPEGDWTQEQVDSQLGVTPGQGDWMSALSKNLEGAPAEVGDLLKRVKVFDNGGWLEPGELGINLSSRPEPIFNTRDCCKIG